A single region of the Triticum dicoccoides isolate Atlit2015 ecotype Zavitan chromosome 2B, WEW_v2.0, whole genome shotgun sequence genome encodes:
- the LOC119367868 gene encoding protein BEARSKIN1-like has translation MADFSSSNGVPPGFRFHPTDEELLLYYLKKKIGFEKFDLEVIREVDLNKIEPWDLQERCRIGSAPQNEWYFFSHKDRKYPTGSRTNRATTAGFWKATGRDKCIRTSYRKIGMRKTLVFYRGRAPHGQKSDWIMHEYRLEEIDEAQGGTSEDGWVVCRVFKKKCFFKIAGGGEGSSSQSADAGAGHMAVSSPLGGHDHADRAAMASHYMHGMHPQYHPQHASSFYYSQMQPPEAAYSHHVQVQDLLTNHRPAADAAGGGYDFSGLPVEHPGLDVGSSDGVAADGLAEGRDQTNGAADQQWQPMDGFSNGGGAAAVQQMSAMNSGQRGGEMDLWGYGR, from the exons ATGGCTGACTTCTCGTCCAGCAACGGCGTCCCGCCGGGGTTCCGGTTCCACCCTACCGACGAGGAGCTGCTGCTCTACTACCTCAAGAAGAAGATCGGCTTCGAGAAGTTCGACCTCGAGGTCATCAGGGAGGTCGACCTCAACAAgatcgagccatgggacctccaAG AGAGATGCCGGATCGGGTCTGCGCCGCAGAACGAATGGTACTTCTTCAGCCACAAGGACCGCAAGTACCCGACGGGGTCGCGGACGAACCGCGCGACGACGGCCGGGTTCTGGAAGGCGACGGGGAGGGACAAGTGCATCCGCACCAGCTACCGCAAGATCGGGATGCGCAAGACGCTCGTCTTCTACCGCGGTCGCGCCCCCCACGGCCAGAAGTCCGACTGGATCATGCACGAGTACCGCCTCGAGGAAATCGACGAAGCCCAGGGCGGCACCAGC GAGGATGGATGGGTGGTGTGCCGCGTGTTCAAGAAGAAGTGTTTCTTCAAGATCGCCGGAGGCGGCGAAGGGAGCTCAAGCCAGAGCGCGGACGCCGGCGCCGGCCACATGGCCGTGTCGTCACCGCTGGGTGGCCACGACCACGCTGACAGGGCCGCCATGGCATCTCACTACATGCACGGGATGCACCCGCAGTACCACCCCCAGCACGCCTCTTCCTTCTACTACTCCCAGATGCAACCACCGGAGGCGGCCTACTCGCACCACGTGCAGGTCCAGGACCTCCTCACCAACCACCGGCCGGCGGCCGACGCAGCTGGCGGCGGGTATGATTTCTCCGGCCTGCCGGTCGAGCACCCTGGCCTGGACGTCGGCAGCAGCGACGGCGTCGCGGCGGATGGGCTGGCCGAAGGAAGAGATCAAACAAACGGTGCAGCCGATCAGCAGTGGCAGCCGATGGACGGGTTCAGCAACGGCGGGGGCGCCGCTGCAGTACAGCAGATGAGCGCCATGAACTCCGGGCAACGAGGTGGGGAGATGGATTTGTGGGGTTATGGGAGGTAA